A stretch of Usitatibacter palustris DNA encodes these proteins:
- a CDS encoding glycosyltransferase encodes MARVVLCAWGSYGDLFPYIGIALELKRRGHRPLLAHSEFYRTLVEGLGLEFHAVPPDIDPQDKAFIALALSTQGPKVLFSRIAASVRESYAAIDAACGDADLVVTHPATPAAPLVAQKRGLPWVSTVLAPISFLSAYELPLFPPYWLAHLYRRLGPGFAGAIVKAGKWTTTRWVAPVQALRAELGLPPAPNPIFDGQFSPLRTLALFPRVLAEPQPDWPANVDRTGFVSYSGPDEMPTPLVEFLDAGPPPVVFTLGTSAVGLPGTFFEESAKACELAGVRGVLLVGRYDAERPTNLPSGVIAVDYAPHAELFPRAAAIVHQCGMGTLSQALRAGKPQLAVPFANDQPDNADRVNRLGVARVCYPGRYGSSRVAAHLRELLDRAQYGTSAKAIGLTVSREDGATAACNALEEVLRSSIRRPS; translated from the coding sequence GTGGCGCGCGTCGTCCTCTGCGCCTGGGGCAGCTACGGCGATCTCTTTCCGTACATCGGCATCGCGCTCGAGCTGAAGCGTCGCGGGCATCGCCCGCTGCTCGCCCACTCGGAGTTCTACCGGACCCTCGTCGAGGGCCTCGGCCTCGAATTCCACGCGGTCCCTCCCGATATCGATCCGCAGGACAAGGCGTTCATTGCGCTCGCACTGAGCACGCAGGGGCCGAAGGTGCTCTTCTCCCGGATCGCCGCGAGCGTGCGCGAAAGCTACGCCGCGATCGATGCGGCGTGTGGCGACGCGGATCTCGTGGTCACCCATCCGGCCACGCCCGCCGCGCCGCTCGTCGCGCAGAAGCGCGGGCTGCCGTGGGTCTCGACCGTGCTCGCACCGATCTCCTTCCTCTCCGCGTACGAGCTGCCGCTCTTCCCGCCGTATTGGCTCGCGCACCTGTATCGCAGGCTCGGCCCCGGATTCGCCGGGGCTATCGTCAAAGCCGGCAAATGGACGACCACCCGGTGGGTGGCGCCCGTGCAGGCACTGCGCGCGGAGCTAGGGTTGCCGCCCGCACCCAACCCGATCTTCGACGGGCAGTTCTCGCCTTTGCGAACGCTCGCGCTTTTCCCAAGGGTTCTCGCCGAGCCGCAGCCCGATTGGCCGGCGAATGTGGATCGCACGGGTTTCGTGTCCTACAGCGGACCGGATGAAATGCCGACGCCCCTCGTCGAGTTCCTCGATGCGGGTCCGCCGCCGGTCGTTTTCACGTTGGGTACCTCGGCCGTAGGCTTGCCGGGAACGTTTTTCGAGGAAAGCGCGAAGGCCTGCGAGCTCGCGGGCGTGCGCGGCGTACTCCTGGTCGGACGCTACGATGCCGAGCGTCCTACAAATCTGCCGAGCGGCGTGATCGCGGTGGACTACGCGCCTCACGCGGAGCTTTTTCCCCGCGCTGCTGCGATCGTGCACCAGTGCGGCATGGGCACGCTGAGCCAGGCCCTACGCGCGGGCAAGCCGCAACTTGCCGTGCCCTTCGCCAACGACCAGCCGGACAACGCCGACCGGGTCAACCGCCTGGGGGTCGCGCGCGTTTGCTATCCAGGGCGCTATGGATCATCCCGGGTCGCCGCGCATTTGCGCGAGCTCCTCGACCGGGCGCAGTATGGAACCAGCGCCAAGGCAATCGGCCTAACCGTCAGCAGAGAAGACGGAGCAACCGCCGCCTGCAATGCCCTCGAGGAGGTCTTACGCAGCAGCATCAGGAGGCCCTCATGA